One part of the Segnochrobactrum spirostomi genome encodes these proteins:
- a CDS encoding GNAT family N-acetyltransferase has product MKPLTFLVRHEMPEDHAWIEAIHALAFGPGRFAKTAYRLREGIPADLAISFVTLYGGVPCGSVRLTPITIGDDAALLLGPLAIHPDMQGRGGGGLLVNAALEAARDAGHRLVLLVGDPPYYQRFGFEAVPFGRITLPGPVDPARLMIAGLVPGAAAAAHGMARRISTAG; this is encoded by the coding sequence ATGAAACCCCTTACATTCCTCGTCCGGCACGAAATGCCGGAAGATCATGCTTGGATTGAGGCGATCCATGCCCTTGCGTTCGGGCCGGGGCGCTTCGCCAAGACCGCCTATCGGCTGCGGGAAGGGATTCCGGCCGATCTCGCCATCTCGTTCGTCACCCTCTATGGCGGCGTCCCGTGCGGTTCCGTGCGGCTGACCCCGATCACGATCGGCGACGATGCGGCGTTGCTGCTCGGTCCGCTTGCGATCCATCCCGACATGCAGGGCCGGGGCGGCGGCGGCCTGCTCGTGAATGCCGCGCTTGAGGCGGCGCGCGACGCCGGCCATCGGCTCGTCCTGCTCGTCGGAGACCCACCTTATTACCAGCGTTTCGGCTTCGAGGCGGTGCCGTTCGGCCGCATCACGCTGCCCGGGCCGGTCGATCCGGCCCGGCTGATGATCGCCGGCCTCGTGCCGGGTGCCGCCGCTGCGGCGCACGGCATGGCGCGCCGGATCTCAACCGCGGGCTGA
- a CDS encoding GGDEF domain-containing protein, producing MTFDLPTLHLAAAFGGFTLTLLLLIAFLQNRDVPELGWWSLAFLLLTVGIGLSAFREVLPPMVVAFGANSLILAGAWLQWNGIRRFCRQPPLVLASVAAVCLWAGLCFVPAFTADISTRVSVASFLLAAPAFLSGLSLVRNPEGQLPSYLTAAVLCFLHAGTMTVRGILPWFGVVTMDPTHALPFGWRALIESEGALFAVAMAMFTILFVRDRTELALREAATRDPLTGCFNRRAFHELAIPSYRRALAQGRSVSVLYFDLDHFKSINDAHGHAVGDAILIAFCRIAEETLRVSDVFARVGGEEFVAFLPGSDRLAARRIAERIRAAFASASVEGRGGLPIGTTVSIGISSETDARVSLVDLVARADFALFRAKDGGRDVVIEEGARERAA from the coding sequence ATGACGTTCGACCTTCCGACGCTTCACCTCGCGGCCGCCTTCGGCGGCTTCACGCTGACGCTGCTGCTCCTCATCGCGTTCCTGCAGAATCGCGACGTGCCGGAGCTCGGCTGGTGGTCGCTCGCGTTTCTCCTCCTGACGGTGGGCATCGGGCTCTCCGCCTTTCGCGAAGTACTGCCGCCGATGGTCGTCGCGTTCGGCGCGAACAGCCTCATCCTCGCCGGCGCCTGGCTGCAGTGGAACGGCATCCGCCGGTTCTGCCGCCAGCCGCCCCTCGTGCTGGCGAGCGTCGCCGCGGTGTGCCTGTGGGCCGGCCTGTGTTTCGTGCCGGCCTTCACCGCCGATATCTCGACGCGGGTTTCGGTCGCTTCGTTCCTACTCGCGGCGCCGGCGTTCCTGAGCGGCCTGTCGCTGGTCCGCAATCCGGAAGGCCAGTTGCCCTCCTATCTGACGGCCGCCGTGCTCTGCTTCTTACACGCCGGGACCATGACGGTTCGCGGCATACTGCCTTGGTTCGGCGTCGTCACGATGGACCCGACCCACGCCCTGCCGTTCGGGTGGCGCGCGCTCATCGAATCGGAGGGCGCCCTGTTCGCCGTCGCCATGGCGATGTTCACGATCCTGTTCGTGCGCGATCGCACCGAACTCGCCCTGCGCGAGGCGGCGACGCGCGATCCGCTCACCGGCTGCTTCAACCGCCGCGCCTTCCACGAATTGGCGATCCCCTCCTACCGCCGTGCCCTCGCCCAGGGCCGCAGCGTCTCCGTGCTCTATTTTGACCTCGATCACTTCAAGAGCATCAACGACGCCCACGGCCATGCGGTCGGTGACGCCATCCTCATCGCGTTCTGCCGCATCGCCGAGGAGACCTTGCGGGTCAGCGACGTCTTCGCCCGGGTCGGCGGGGAAGAGTTCGTCGCCTTCCTGCCGGGATCGGATCGCCTCGCCGCCCGCCGCATCGCCGAGCGTATCCGCGCGGCCTTCGCCTCCGCGAGCGTCGAAGGCCGCGGCGGACTGCCGATCGGCACCACGGTGAGCATCGGAATCTCGAGCGAGACCGACGCGCGCGTGAGCCTCGTCGATCTCGTGGCGCGGGCCGATTTCGCGCTGTTCCGGGCGAAGGACGGCGGCCGCGACGTCGTCATCGAGGAAGGCGCGCGCGAGCGGGCAGCCTGA
- a CDS encoding cytochrome P450, which yields MISDDDRRSLPFRYDPATRHLRLDASDPAFYQDPYATFRALRRETSVFFWEESAAWCLIGADAVSALLRDRRFGREILHVATREELGWPEIPDRLKPFYDIDAHSMLEREPPVHTRLRALVNRAFVSRAIERLRPRVAALANALIDGFAPSGAVDLLEAFATPIPVVVIAEMLGVPTEMAPQLLDWSHRMVAMYQVRRTPEIEDAAVAAARDFAGFIRDYVAERRSRPGDDLISVLIAAEEEGAKLSEDELVTSCILLLNAGHEATVHTIGNGVKAILESGRDPAALFAGPDATEATCEEILRFDPPLHLFKRYALEDVEVEGIRLTRGDQIGLLLGAANRDPARWEAPDVFDPSRALRPHVSFGGGIHFCIGAPLARLELAVALPILFECLPGLRLASPARYRDAYHFHGLERLDLAWG from the coding sequence ATGATCTCCGACGACGACCGACGGTCCCTGCCGTTCCGCTACGATCCCGCGACCCGCCATCTGCGGCTCGACGCCTCCGATCCCGCCTTCTACCAGGACCCGTACGCGACCTTTCGGGCGCTCCGGCGCGAGACCTCGGTCTTCTTCTGGGAGGAGAGCGCGGCGTGGTGCCTGATCGGGGCGGACGCCGTCTCGGCGCTATTGCGTGATCGCCGCTTCGGCCGCGAGATTCTCCACGTGGCGACCCGCGAGGAACTCGGCTGGCCGGAGATTCCGGACCGGCTGAAGCCCTTCTACGACATCGATGCCCATTCGATGCTGGAGCGCGAGCCGCCGGTCCACACTCGGCTGCGGGCGCTCGTCAACCGCGCGTTCGTCTCCCGGGCGATCGAGCGGCTGCGACCGCGCGTCGCCGCGCTGGCGAACGCGCTGATCGACGGCTTCGCGCCGTCCGGCGCCGTCGACCTCCTCGAGGCCTTCGCGACGCCGATCCCCGTCGTCGTCATCGCCGAGATGCTCGGCGTCCCGACCGAGATGGCGCCACAGCTTCTCGATTGGTCGCACCGGATGGTCGCGATGTATCAGGTGCGGCGGACCCCAGAGATCGAGGACGCCGCGGTCGCGGCGGCACGGGATTTCGCCGGCTTCATCCGTGATTATGTGGCCGAGCGGCGCAGCCGGCCCGGCGACGACCTCATCAGCGTGCTCATCGCGGCGGAAGAGGAGGGGGCGAAGCTCAGCGAGGACGAACTCGTCACGAGCTGCATCCTGCTCCTCAATGCCGGCCACGAGGCGACCGTCCACACCATCGGCAACGGGGTGAAGGCGATCCTCGAATCCGGGCGCGATCCCGCCGCTCTGTTCGCCGGTCCCGATGCGACCGAGGCGACCTGCGAGGAGATACTCCGCTTCGATCCGCCCCTCCACCTCTTCAAGCGCTACGCCCTCGAAGACGTCGAGGTGGAGGGCATTCGGCTGACGCGGGGCGACCAGATCGGGCTTCTGCTCGGTGCCGCCAATCGCGACCCCGCGCGCTGGGAGGCGCCGGACGTGTTCGATCCGTCGCGAGCGCTCAGGCCGCACGTTTCGTTCGGCGGCGGCATTCATTTCTGCATCGGGGCGCCGCTCGCCCGTCTCGAGCTCGCCGTCGCCCTGCCGATCCTGTTCGAGTGTCTGCCGGGCCTCAGGCTCGCGTCGCCGGCGCGCTACCGCGACGCGTACCATTTCCACGGCCTCGAGCGGCTGGACCTCGCCTGGGGCTGA
- a CDS encoding MarR family winged helix-turn-helix transcriptional regulator — protein MADVVSELPPSRPPSVAEPGSDIRAGTPVPHFEVIELLFFAYRAFIGGPDRILADYGFGRAHHRVLHFVSRNPGMSVTELLEVLKITKQSLGRVLKQLVDTGFIEQRPGPADRRQRLLYATAAGRSLAGELAGLQSDLISKALQGLPPSAEHDTRRFLAALAAMEDRGAPPTRNDDEDGGDDAS, from the coding sequence ATGGCTGACGTAGTTTCCGAGCTGCCTCCCTCCCGGCCGCCCTCCGTGGCGGAACCGGGATCGGACATCCGTGCCGGCACTCCGGTGCCGCATTTCGAGGTGATAGAACTTCTCTTCTTCGCCTACCGCGCCTTCATCGGCGGTCCCGACCGCATTCTCGCCGATTACGGCTTCGGCCGCGCGCACCACCGCGTGCTGCACTTCGTGAGCCGCAATCCGGGCATGAGCGTCACCGAGTTGCTCGAAGTTCTAAAGATCACCAAGCAGAGCCTCGGTCGCGTGCTGAAGCAGCTCGTCGATACCGGTTTCATCGAGCAGCGCCCCGGGCCGGCCGACCGGCGCCAACGCCTGCTTTACGCCACGGCGGCGGGCCGTAGCCTCGCCGGCGAGCTCGCCGGCTTGCAATCGGACCTGATCTCCAAGGCTCTCCAGGGTCTTCCTCCGAGCGCGGAGCACGACACCCGCCGCTTCCTCGCCGCGCTCGCCGCCATGGAAGACCGCGGAGCCCCGCCCACCCGCAACGACGACGAAGACGGCGGAGACGACGCCTCATGA
- a CDS encoding branched-chain amino acid aminotransferase translates to MAGQPFDKRDGVIWMDGKFVPWGDANVHVLTHGLHYASCVFEGERAYGGEVFKLAEHTDRLIESGRILGFQIPFSADEINRAHRELLARMNFRDAYIRPVAWRGSEMMGVSAQHNTIHLAIAAWQWPSYFDAEQRLKGIRLDISEWRRPDPRTIPSKAKAAGLYMICTLSKHAAENKGYADALMFDWRGRIAEATGANVFFVKEGKIHTPDPDCFLNGITRQTVVALAKARGIEVAERAIEPEEMAGFEECFLTGTAAEVTPVSEIGPYRFTPGAITKLLMDDYTAAVQPKAAEQAKAS, encoded by the coding sequence ATGGCCGGGCAGCCCTTCGACAAGCGCGACGGCGTCATCTGGATGGATGGCAAGTTCGTTCCTTGGGGCGACGCGAACGTGCATGTGCTGACCCACGGCTTGCACTATGCGAGCTGCGTGTTCGAGGGCGAGCGGGCCTATGGCGGCGAAGTCTTCAAGCTCGCCGAGCACACCGATCGCCTCATCGAATCGGGCCGCATCCTGGGCTTCCAGATCCCGTTCTCGGCCGATGAGATCAACCGCGCCCACCGCGAACTGCTCGCCCGCATGAACTTCCGCGACGCCTATATCCGTCCGGTCGCCTGGCGCGGCAGCGAGATGATGGGCGTCTCGGCGCAGCACAACACGATCCACCTCGCCATCGCGGCGTGGCAGTGGCCGAGCTATTTCGATGCCGAGCAGCGCCTCAAGGGCATCCGCCTCGACATTTCGGAATGGCGCCGTCCGGACCCGCGGACGATCCCGTCCAAGGCGAAGGCCGCCGGCCTCTACATGATCTGCACGCTCTCCAAGCATGCGGCCGAGAACAAGGGCTATGCCGACGCGCTGATGTTCGATTGGCGCGGCCGCATCGCCGAGGCGACGGGCGCGAACGTGTTCTTCGTCAAGGAGGGCAAGATCCACACGCCGGATCCGGACTGCTTCCTCAACGGCATCACCCGTCAGACGGTGGTCGCCCTCGCGAAGGCGCGCGGCATCGAAGTCGCCGAGCGGGCGATCGAGCCGGAGGAGATGGCGGGCTTCGAGGAGTGCTTCCTCACCGGCACCGCGGCGGAGGTGACGCCGGTCTCCGAGATCGGGCCCTACCGCTTCACGCCGGGCGCCATCACCAAGCTGTTGATGGACGATTACACGGCCGCGGTTCAGCCGAAGGCGGCGGAGCAGGCGAAGGCGAGCTGA